In Anopheles bellator chromosome 2, idAnoBellAS_SP24_06.2, whole genome shotgun sequence, the genomic stretch ATGTATGTGGACTAAATCTAGGAAATCATTTCTTCTCCCACGATAATAATTTTGCCAACTCGCTcacaagcaaataaaaattttaaatttgcgTAAATAATAATGGGAACCAAACGCTCGCACAGGATTTAGCTTTTGGTTCTTCTCTAACCATTGTTATGCAGAGACTCTAACTCCACTAACAGCTTCCCGAgcgcgtttttttctgtgtagCAATTAGTCACCATCAATAATCACGAAGCAATGACAATATTTAAGCGTGGCATCTTAAAATTCCCGAccaaaatacgcttccgaGAATTAGAACCTGGACGGTTTATTTAAACTACCAAGAACAACACTGAAAGCTGAAAAAGCACCCTCCTCAATAACAATTATTCATCAACGGTCAGTGAAGTACTCAAACTCAAACGATCACCTAAACACTAAAATAATTTGAGACCTAAGTGAACAACTAATAGACAATCCGTATAACTACGCTCGGCCTTGTTTAACAAATACGGAAAGGTGAAAGGAAATTACTTCTAGTTTATCAATACCTTCTAGACTTGCTGTTAGTGCTAATATTTTTCTCAAGTCTAGACTGACAACAAACCGACATTCCAGTCATATTTGCTTAATCTTTCTGCTGATACTACAGTCAGCTATGTCCGATAAGAGCGAATCGCGGCCTTGGGGGGCGGCCTTATATGCTTCGTAACAAAATTTAACTACGTCACTTGGAGATTATATAGACCGTTTcattatgtctaagcacgattttaaatgaacgccaaaaattcaaattacaaGTAAactcaatttttttcttcagtttttaATGCTCTGTTATCTTACTTAacgtttttacaaaattacattcctGTTAAACAATTTCCAATCATTATGGGCACTTTCTTCCAATCTTTGGCGAATATTTcaatggtgttggttggctttacaTGTTTTCTCAAGTATGCCTTGGTAAGTGCCcaaaaagtttcgatcggtCTTGTCTGTGGACAACCTTTGGTGGtcaaatttgcaataagtttCGTCGTCCATGATGACGTAAACTCGTTTGTCACGAAGCAGTTGATCATACAATTTACGGATCCAACTTGTTTCGCActccgttttggttttttgcttctgcttcttgtatGTCTTCAGACGTAATCTTATTTTGGCACGATGCACGGTACTCACAGTTGATCCCACCTTTTTAGCCACATCTTGGACGGATACACTTTTCTCGATGGCGTAAACGCACATGACTTTTTGGTCCAAAATGTTATCCACCGGACCCGTTTTCCGCccagatttcattttatcctgaaaactgctttcttctttgaattttctttttccgtttcgaaccgctccaatacttatttttccctgttttgccAACTGACTCAGTGATATGTTGGGAATAGTGCACCATTTGTGCAAAAGCTGTTGGCGCTCCTCTGGAgaaatgcttcgcattttcacaaaagttaaAGTGTATACTAAATAAATATGTCGAAGTAGATACTTTAAACGTCATGTGAAGAGAGTAGTGATCAGTCAAAATCGTGCTTATACAAAACGGTCTATAGTTGATATTAGTTGATAGTTGCTATAGTTGCTTGATAATATTTGAGTGACAGTAAATCCTGTTGTTTATGATTTTGCGAGGTCCCGGCCTAGTGTTGCACCGACTTCGGCTCCGTTTCCTCCAAATTGTGCAATGTCCTAATCATATCGCGCGCAGCGATCAACTGGTCCACCACTCGTCTGTTGGCTCCTTCCAGCTCCCGTACGGTGGCGATGAATCGTTTTTCGAGATGCTCCTTCTCCCTGACTAATGCGCGGTACTTGTGCTCCAGTGCCGCCGTTGGAGATTCCCCTCCGGAAGGTGGCTGTGTCAGGCTGTGAAGGGCACTCGCTTGTCCACCATTCTCACCTCGCAACCGTTCTGGACCCGGCGGAATCAGCTCCCACTCCGCTGACTCCTCGGAACCCGCGCTGACACTGACGACCTGGGCGTACCTGGACTCACCCGATCCCAGAACCTCGTCGTCATGGTCGTAGCAGCACAAACCACCGTCcccggtcgccgccgccgggcagcGGTACTCCGCGCCGTACACCTGCACGTCCGTCACCCAGATGGCCGCCCTTGCCCGCTGCACCCACGCGCAGCTCCACCGGTTCTCCACCAGCCGCACCCGGCGCAGCGATGGGGCAAAGTCCGGGAAGAAGTCGAGCCCGCGCAGTCGATTGTGATTGATCCAGAGGTTCTTCAGCCGGCTCAAGCGCAGCCGTGCCAGAACGTCGATCCGTACGATGCGGTTCGCCGAGAGGTCGAGCACCAGCAGGTTGCCCATCGGTTCGAGCCAGCCGAGGTTGACGCTTTCCAGCTGGTTGTTCGAAAGGTCCAGAATCGAGAGGCCCGTTAGGTGGCGGATGGTGGGCGAAAGGGCCCGCAACGGATTGCCGCTGATGATGAGCGTGTTGAGGTTGCGGTTCTCCACCGGCTGGACCGTAAAGTCGCGCAGCTCCGTATGATCGACGCGCAGCGAGTTCAGCCCGTCCGATCGGAACGTTACGGCGGGAATGAAGCCGTTCTTCAGGGTCAGAAACGCGGTGCCGGAAAGGCCATCGAACAGCCCGGTCGAGAAGTGCAGAATCTCGCTCCCCTCGATGGTGACGTGCAGCGTCCGGGCCGGAACGCTGACGGAATGCTGTTCGCCCGACTCGCCACTGACCGATGCTCCCTCGATGAAGCACGTTTGATTACGGTGCCACCTCGTGCAGGTTAGCACTTTGGCCCCGGCCGACGACCGTAAACAAACCGCGACCGACAGGGAGAACCTTCAAAACAAGCGCTCGTCATCGGCTGAAAGTATAGGGGGGTCcttctagtgtttggatttcgAAAATGAGGCGGAAAAAAGCCCGATTCTGGGTGTCGCTGTATGGTACGTGAAATCGAAGGTCGTCCAGACCAAAACTCGCAACAAACAGTCAACCGTTCGcgggtgcattggcttttCTTGCACAGTGTGTAGATTTTCCAAGCCCCAAATacgatgattattttttttctaattttcaacataactATCGAATGATCTTTTCAACTTTCgaacagtttgagttgaagacccATCACTTTGGGAAAggatttttaatatttcccaaagCTTTCGTAAACTTCAACATTTTTCCGCAAATgcttacaatttccagaacgaagtttaacatttaaaaaatcaagcaaagGGTAgcttaaaatccaaacacttgccGGATCACCCTATAGGTAAGGCGCCGCAACCGAAATACTCACAGAGCGATCAGTAAACGACGCATGAGGATGATGGTTTTTCGAGCTACTTCGCGCTTTACTTCCACGACCGATCGGTACAAACTAAACCGCTTATCAGCCGACCGCGAATGGATGCGATCAACGTTAATCAGCCACCACGGACGGGACTCTACTCTAGATGGCCCCGACGGGCTCCTGCAAGTAGATGCCAACATTCTCCATCTCGACACCGATCACCCCTTCgacggtttcgttttcaaacACTTTGACCATCATCGGCGGTCTGTCGGCGGTACTATCAGCGGCCTCGTCCCCCCGTGGGATACCTTCCCCACCCACCGACGACCGGCCGAGTTCGGCCAGCACCGAGAGCATCGTTTTGCTGATGGCGATCCGCTCCTCGGTCGGCCCCGGCACACAACACAGTCCACCATTGTTcaccctggcctggccggcgCACTCAAAATCCGAACCCAGCACCGTGATCCGGCGAGTCCAGATTTTACTCCGCACCTCGCTGACCCACTCACATCGCCACCCGTTCTGGAGGAGGCGTGTGAACCGAAGCCCGGGGAACATCTCCGGATAGCGGACGATCCGTTGGAGCTCGTTCTGCTGGACGTCGAACATGATCAGCTCCGGCAGCACGACGTCTTCGGTGGCGTCGACGAGCGTCAACCGATTGTCGGCCAAGTTCAGCACCGTCAGCCAAGGGATTGGCGTGAGCGTCCCGAGATCGACCGTCGCCAGCGAGCAGCCGGAGAGATCGAGCAGCTGGAGTCCCACCAGAAAGCGAACGTTGTCCGTCAGGCTGGCTAGTTTGCGCTCGTGGATGGCGAGCGCCTGCAGGATGGGGTTCGCTTCCGGCAGCACCTCGAACGAGCCGAGGCCGGTGTCGCTCACCTTCAGGCTTTCCAAGGGGCTCCACCCCATGACGAGCTCGTCGATCGTACCCTTGCGTAGCTCCAGGCTCAGGGTCGTACCGTTGAGCCGCCGGAAAACGTTCGGCCCAAAGTACGGCACGGACGGGTAGAACAGTTCTATCAAGCGGTGCCCCGGGAACGTCGTCCTACCGGCCAAACGCTCGGCAGTTACACTGGCAATGATGCAGACCTCCTCGTACGGCGTCGGACCGACGGACAACTGCTCCCGATCACGCGCGACGTCGTAagtgacggaacggaacagctGCCAGTCGGCCGCAATCGGCAGACGGTGGAGAATGCTGCAGCCGAGCTGAAAGGCAGACGTCGTGCCCAGCAGGTAGCTGAAACggaaactcgaacggtcagTCACTGGCGAGTTTGTGGCTCGCGGGAAGTACCTTAAAACTcgcagcaccaacaaccgaCCCATAGCGCACACGTCACAGTATTTTACGGCTCGGTGTTGATAGTGAACTGATTGCTTCCCCGATGCTACTTCCCAGCAGCCGGCCAACGAGCAGCCGGCGATTGGTCCGGTCCGTCTGATGCTTTCGAGCGGCGATTGTAAACCTACGCAAATGCGGAGTGCAGCCATAAAAGTCGACCATTAGCACAGTTTTCAGGCTCTACACGACGTAGCTGTCGCCCCGTCGTTGTCGTCTGTGGCGctttccaatccaatccattGGCCGCTTTTAATTGCATACCGCCgtctcccccggggggctcGTGACAGAAAGAAATGAATCACGGGACTCACGAAACTGCGAATTAGCATCGCCAGCctcggcaggcaggcaggtttATGGGGGATAGCAGACCAGCGTCTAACGGCCATCTCTCGGCCCATTTCGCGCAACACGAGATCACTGCGCCCTGGCGCGCGTGCACCCCGAGTCCTTGGGCTGCAACGCGGCCCACACCTATCATCGTGCCCCCGTCCCGTCATGCATTTGGGTCACCTATTTTCATTAGCGTCCCCAGCAGTCCACTTCAGTGACACTCTGTATCGCCCGAACCGGTGGAGGACTCGCCGGAGCTCTCCCGATATGGGTCACCGCGGAGAACCGGCGCCGAACGAcatttttccgaccgaccggaaaaACTGGCCAGCGTCTTAGCCCCCGTCCCACCTATCGCCACCCTCCCCACCGGAAGATACGANNNNNNNNNNNNNNNNNNNNNNNNNNNNNNNNNNNNNNNNNNNNNNNNNNNNNNNNNNNNNNNNNNNNNNNNNNNNNNNNNNNNNNNNNNNNNNNNNNNNNNNNNNNNNNNNNNNNNNNNNNNNNNNNNNNNNNNNNNNNNNNNNNNNNNNNNNNNNNNNNNNNNNNNNNNNNNNNNNNNNNNNNNNNNNNNNNNNNNNNNNNNNNNNNNNNNNNNNNNNNNNNNNNNNNNNNNNNNNNNNNNNNNNNNNNNNNNNNNNNNNNNNNNNNNNNNNNNNNNNNNNNNNNNNNNNNNNNNNNNNNNNNNNNNNNNNNNNNNNNNNNNNNNNNNNNNNNNNNNNNNNNNNNNNNNNNNNNNNNNNNNNNNNNNNNNNNNNNNNNNNNNNNNNNNNNNNNNNNNNNNNNNNNNNNNNNNNNNNNNNNNNNNNNNNNNNNNNNNNNNNNNNNNNNNNNNNNNNNNNNNNNNNNNNNNNNNNNNNNNNNNNNNNNNNNNNNNNNNNNNNNNNNNNNNNNNNNNNNNNNNNNNNNNNNNNNNNNNNNNNNNNNNNNNNNNNNNNNNNNNNNNNNNNNNNNNNNNNNNNNNNNNNNNNNNNNNNNNNNNNNNNNNNNNNNNNNNNNNNNNNNNNNNNNNNNNNNNNNNNNNNNNNNNNNNNNNNNNNNN encodes the following:
- the LOC131211427 gene encoding uncharacterized protein LOC131211427, coding for MRRLLIALFSLSVAVCLRSSAGAKVLTCTRWHRNQTCFIEGASVSGESGEQHSVSVPARTLHVTIEGSEILHFSTGLFDGLSGTAFLTLKNGFIPAVTFRSDGLNSLRVDHTELRDFTVQPVENRNLNTLIISGNPLRALSPTIRHLTGLSILDLSNNQLESVNLGWLEPMGNLLVLDLSANRIVRIDVLARLRLSRLKNLWINHNRLRGLDFFPDFAPSLRRVRLVENRWSCAWVQRARAAIWVTDVQVYGAEYRCPAAATGDGGLCCYDHDDEVLGSGESRYAQVVSVSAGSEESAEWELIPPGPERLRGENGGQASALHSLTQPPSGGESPTAALEHKYRALVREKEHLEKRFIATVRELEGANRRVVDQLIAARDMIRTLHNLEETEPKSVQH